The following proteins are encoded in a genomic region of Arachis ipaensis cultivar K30076 chromosome B02, Araip1.1, whole genome shotgun sequence:
- the LOC107627933 gene encoding aspartic proteinase nepenthesin-2-like, translating into MAPLVKMMILTFFLIALSSKLSPLPRHSLPPPPPSPSDGLSLELIPPHSPKSPFYKKTHHSSLGIVNPLISPSKQGGMLISVGIGTGDDGTAPYKSYLLRLDTGTDLTWIQCEECNIEDENHRCYSQRGEPYPNSKSGSYRPVPKSHPFCLPGDYDEERGRCTYSIQNFEYGLNSSGVLAADTFTFPSPTGTARVNNIGFGCGYKNYNPSASHDYEVTGVFGMSRGFRSFLRQYQYERFSYCLAPYVKNENPPQTYLRFGSEVRPPPTYFQTLDLLMLGSNKYYYYVELEDLGVNSQRLRIDRTKFGNQPLLLDTGFPGSYFLNAVHEELVGKLDSILITAAGEFSKIIRDDSSICYKRMRKPPQGFTPNIPSVNYFFKGGAHLNLPPQNVFERMEVTESTTRRVREWFYLNIFSSQIKNILGAYQQTDFKFIFE; encoded by the coding sequence ATGGCACCGTTAGTGAAGATGATGATCTTGACTTTCTTCCTTATAGCGTTGTCGTCAAAGTTATCACCCCTCCCACGCCACAGccttcctccaccaccaccatcaccaagTGATGGCTTGTCCCTCGAGCTCATCCCGCCCCATTCCCCAAAATCTCCATTTTACAAAAAGACCCATCATTCCTCCTTAGGCATAGTAAATCCCCTCATTTCCCCTTCCAAACAAGGCGGCATGTTAATTAGCGTTGGTATTGGCACCGGGGACGATGGTACTGCCCCTTACAAATCTTACCTTTTGAGGCTGGACACTGGAACCGACCTAACATGGATCCAGTGTGAGGAGTGTAACATTGAAGATGAAAACCACAGGTGCTATAGCCAAAGAGGTGAACCATATCCAAATAGCAAGTCAGGAAGCTACCGACCTGTGCCTAAAAGCCACCCCTTCTGCCTTCCGGGAGACTACGACGAGGAAAGAGGCCGTTGCACATATTCGATCCAGAACTTTGAATATGGCCTCAACAGCTCAGGCGTGCTTGCCGCTGATACGTTCACATTCCCCTCACCAACGGGTACTGCGCGGGTGAACAATATTGGCTTTGGGTGTGGTTATAAGAACTATAACCCAAGCGCCAGTCATGATTATGAAGTAACAGGGGTTTTTGGCATGAGCCGTGGGTTTCGTTCTTTTCTCAGGCAATATCAATATGAGAGGTTTTCTTATTGCCTGGCTCCCTATGTGAAAAACGAAAACCCTCCCCAAACCTACCTGAGGTTTGGCTCAGAAGTGAGGCCGCCGCCAACATACTTCCAGACGCTGGATCTTCTCATGCTTGGGTCAAACAAATATTACTATTATGTGGAGTTGGAAGACCTCGGGGTAAACAGCCAGAGGCTTCGGATTGATCGGACCAAGTTTGGAAATCAGCCGTTACTTCTTGACACTGGCTTTCCCGGTTCATATTTTCTGAACGCTGTCCATGAAGAACTTGTGGGTAAACTAGACAGCATTTTAATTACTGCAGCTGGGGAGTTCAGTAAGATTATCCGTGATGACAGCAGCATTTGCTATAAGAGAATGAGGAAGCCACCACAAGGATTTACTCCCAACATACCAAGTGTCAATTACTTTTTCAAGGGAGGTGCTCATCTCAATTTGCCTCCTCAGAATGTTTTTGAAAGGATGGAAGTAACTGAAAGCACGACAAGGAGAGTCAGAGAATGGTTCTATTTGAACATTTTCTCAAGCCAGATCAAAAACATCTTAGGTGCCTACCAACAAACTGACTTCAAGTTTATTTTTGAGTAA